The genomic segment GGCCTGAGGTCTGTCCGACCTGTAAAGGGCATGGCCAAGTACGCTACCAACAGGGTTTCTTCAGCGTTAGCCAGGCCTGTTCAACCTGTCGGGGAGAAGGGTCGGTAATCAAGGATCCTTGTTCGAAATGTCAGGGCCGTGGTCGTATACGGGAAGATAAAAGTCTTTCGGTCAAAATTCCGGCCGGAGTTGAGACCGGCACCAGGCTGAAGTTGGTGGGTGAAGGTGGCGCCGGCATCAAAGGCGGTCCGGCGGGAGATCTTTATGTGGTGATTCAGGTGCGCGAGCACCCCTTCTTTCACCGGCGCGGCAACGATATCTACTGTCAGGTTCCGATCAGCTTTGCCCAGGCGGCTCTCGGGGCTGATTTTGAGGTGGAGGCTCTGGAGGGCAAGGAGAAGGTTTCAGTTCCGGAGGGAACCCAGTCAGGGGATCATCTTTGTCTGCGAGGTAAAGGCGTGCCGCATCTGAACGGATATGGTCGTGGCGATCAGATTCTGGAGCTGCTGGTCGTGACCCCGAAAAATTTGACCTCTCGGCAGCGGGAACTTTTCGAGGAGCTTGCGCGTGAAGAGGGAGATGTTTCCACGCATGAAAATAAAAGTTTTTTTTCCCGGATTCGTGAGATGCTGGATTAGGGTTGCTCCTTGATGTGCACGGTTTTGCTGGCCTTTCAAAAGGTCGCGGGCTGGCCTCTGGTGGTGGCCAATAATCGCGACGAGTTCTTTGATCGTCGCGCCCTGCCGCCGCGGGTTTACAGGGCTGGGCGGAAAGGTGGACGGCGTTGGCTGGCTTGCCTGGACTTGAGTGGCGGCGGCAGCTGGTGGGGGTACAACGACCGGGGGCTGATGGTTTTTCTGACTAATCGTTGGATCGGAGACAACTACGCTCCGGGCTCCTGTTCTCGGGGCCAGCTGGTTCTTGAGCTTTTACAGTTTTCCGAAATCAATGAAGCCCGCGAAGGCTTAGGTCGGATTGCCGTTGAACATCCCTTTAACCCTTTTAATCTGCTCGTTACTTCCCGTTACCAGGGCTTTTTTTCTTCTAATTTTCCCGAACTTCACTTTTGCCCTCTGTTGCCGGGGTATCATTATCTTGGCAATGGCCTGCTTGATGGTTGCAGCTCCATGAAGGCTCGCAGCGCTCGCCGTCTTTTTGCCCGGTTAGCGATTGACGGGGCTTCTCTCGGCTGCGTTCTGGATAGTTTTATGCAGGCTTTGCGCAGCCCCTATCCTCAGGATGGCATTCCCCCTCAGGGTTTTAATGTCTCCTTTGATGGCTACGGAACAACATCATCTTTACTCCTGGCCGTCCCCGAGACCGATAACGCGAATCTTTTCCTGGGCTACTGCGATGCCAATCCCTTGCGCTCTCAATACCGGGATTATTCGGCTTTGGGCCAGCTGCTCTAAAGGGAAGGCAAGGTTTTTTCTTGCTTTTTTATTCGCTCTTAACCTATAAGCCGGTTGCCGCGCTCTGGTTGTCCGGCGGCTCGGGCTTGCTTTCTGGATGCGGACAGCCCGGGAAAATTTTTAAAATAAACCGGTCGGTAGCTTACCCTGCCGGCGCAGAGAAGGGGTTTTTGCTGGATGTTAAGAATCATGCGAAAAAACGCCCAGTCCATGGTCGTTAAGTTTATTTTCGGGGTGATTATCGTCGTCTTTTCTTTCTGGGGTGTCGGCAGTATGAAGGCCAGGCAGATGACGCTGGCGGCAACGGTCAATGGAGAAAGTATCGATCGCAAGGCTCTGGATGAATCCTTTCGTAATCTCTGGCGTAATTATCAGGAGCAGGCGCAGGGTAAGTTTGATCCCGATGAAACCCGGATCCGCCAGCTCAAACAAGAGGCTCTGAACAGTCTGGTTGATCGTCGTCTGCTTCTGAAGGAAGCCGAGAAGTTGGGCCTGATTGTCAGTGAAGAAGAATTGCGTCAGCGAATCGCCGGCCTGGGGGCTTTCCAGCTGGAGGGTCGATTTGATCGGGAGACCTACCGGCGGGCACTGAGTTACAGTCGTTTGACCCCAGCTCAGTTTGAAGCCGGGCTGCGGGAAGACCTGTTGCTGGATAAACTGCGGCAGGTGATTGCCGATGGTGTAAAGGTGCTGCCTGAGGAGGTTGATATTCTGCTGCAGCAGCAGAAAGAAGAGATTCGCTTGGCTCTGTTGCGTCTGGCGCCGGCTGATTTTCAGGCGCTGATGCCGGTGGATGCGGAAGGCCTAGAAAAATTTTTCAGCGAAAAACGGGAACGGTTTCGTATCCCGGAACAGCGTCGAATCGCGGCGGTCGTCATTGAGCGGGAGCCGCTGCTCGATCAGGTCGTCTTGGCAGAGGGGCAGGCTGAAAAGTATTATCAGGATAACCAGGAAAAATTTCGGGTCGACGAGCAGGTTAAGGCCCGCCATATTTTGATCAGGGTTGGAGCGGATGCCGGGGGGCAGGAACTAGCCGAGGCCGAGGCTAAAATCGGGGAGATTCTCATGCAGCTTGAAGCCGGGGGCGATTTCGCTGAACTGGCTAAAAACTATTCTCAGGATGCGGCGGCCTCCAGGGGGGGGGATCTCGGTTGGTTTGGTCGCGGAGCCATGGTTGCTCCCTTTGAAGAGGCGGTTTTCGCACTTGAGACCGGGGTGGTCAGTGCTCCGGTGCGGACCGATTTCGGGATCCATCTGATCAAGTGCGATGAGCGGAAGACTGCCCATGTCAAGACCTTTGCGGAAGTGAAAAACAATATTGAGAAAGACTTGCGGGCGGAAGCCCTTCCCACGCTGCTGCGGCAGCGTCTGGCGGAAGTCGGCGAAGGTCTGGCCGGCAGTGGTCCGGATGACTTTGTCAAGGTGGCGGGGCGGCTTGGTTTGAAGGTGATAGAGACCCCTTTTTTTAGTCAGAAAGATGGCGTGGTGCCTGAGATTGGTCGGGATGTGGCTCTGATGGCTGAAGTCTTTAACACCGGAACTGGCGAGACGGCTGAATTAAATAATCCGACGCGTAACAGCTATTACTTTATGGTGCTTGAGCGGAAGGATAGTTATTTGCCGGAACTGGTCGAGGTAAAGGCTTCGGTGGAGAATGCTTACAGGTTGGAAAAGGCCAGGCTGCGCGTAAAAGAATTGACTGCACAGGTGGTTTCGCGCCTGCAGGAGGGGAAAGCCCCCCTGGAGGAGGCGGCCCATGAAATTGGGGTTGAACTTCTGGATAGCGGTTTTTTTCAGCGTGGTCGCGGGGCGATTCCCAAAATCGGCACCGACCAGCAGCTCAGTAGTCAGCTTTTCGCCCTGCTCGAGGGGCAGACATCGTCGCCACTGCGATATAAGGATGTATATTTTTTTGCTCGTCTGGAGGAGCGACGTCTTGAACTCGGCGACGATGCGAGCGCTCAGAAAAATGAGATCAGGGCGCAATTATTACAGTTCAAAGGATATCGCCTGATGAATGAGTTTGTTCAGGATCTGAGACAGAAAGCGGAGGTGAAGATTATGTCCGGAGTTCTTGATTAAAATGCGGTGCTGAGGTAGAAAAGATATTGACAGGGCTGCCCGGGCATGATAATAGGGCCCTCCGCGACTTGGGGAGAGGGGCTGTAGCTCAGCTGGGAGAGCGCTTGACTGGCAGTCAAGAGGTCGACGGTTCGATCCCGTTCAGCTCCACCAAAAGTAAAAAAAGCAGGCACTTGCGTAATGACGCAGCTGTCTGTTTTTTGTTTTGGCACAAAACGTGCAAGGCTAATCTGGAAACTGGGCTTTCAATCGGGTCGGCAGGTTTTTGTTCACGTGGATTGCAGTCTTCCCGAGGGTTTTTAAAATCTTGGTTTGTTTGCGAGAAACCCAAGGCCTGTTTTCCTAAATTAAGGAGAGAGTGATGAGGATTATGAAAGGTAAAAATAATGCTGAAATCGGTAGTATCGAGGTAGCGGAGCTGCTGGATACGAGCCCCGATAATGTAAACTACATGGCCCGGAAAGGGATTCTGCCTGGGTATAAAGAGAAAAAATTCTGGCGCTTTAATAAGCGTGCGGTGGTTCGTTGGATTAAATCCAGGAAGCTGGTAGAGGTTTGACTTCTTAGAGTGGACTATAGGTTTAGGCTTTGGTGTGGAGGGGTGGTGAAAATTGCCTCTTTTTTCGGGTTGTTTTTCGCCAGTTAACGTTAACTGAAGTCACAAATTCAGACCTTTCTGCTGGGAATCATTTTTTGAAAAAAAAGTTATTGCCAGCTGACGTTAACTGTTTTTAGTTGACAAAGTCATGTTCTTGTTATATGGGGAGGGACGGCTTTTCGTAGAAAGCTGTTTTATACATGGCTTTGTTCATGGATTGCTGAGCCCTGCTGCCGGGAGCGTAACGGTCGACAGGCGGGCGGCTTTGCCAGGGCGATACAAAGCCGACAAACATAATTGTTGACCTTGAAATGGGTCGATGCAGCGGAGACGGTTAAGGAGAGAGGAAGCTATGCAACTGACAACCCCGTACGACAATGTTCCGGTAGATCTCAATGGTCCTAACATGAAGGATTACGATGAGGTTAAGAAAAACTTTAAATTCGATATTCCAGAATTTTTTAATTACGGTTTCGATGTCGTTGATCGCTGGGCTAAGGACCGGACCAAGTTGGCGATGGTCTGGGCCAGTACCGACCTGAGTGAGATTCGCAAGTATTCATTTTTCGATCTGCAGTGTCTTTCCAATAAGTTCGCCAATGTGTTACGCAAAAAGGGATTGAAAAAAGGCGACCGGGTTTTTGTCATGGTTCCCAGGATTGTGGAATGGTATGCGGTTATGTTGGGGACCGCCAAGCTCGGCGTGGTGCCGATGCCGGCCCCCAATATTCTGGTTCCGCACGACGTTGAGTATCGCGTGCAGCAGGCCGATGCGGTTGCGGCCATCATGTGGCATGAAAATGTCTCGAAGATTGATGAGGTTCGCAGCAGCTGTCCGACGCTGAAGCATTACATTTGTATTGGTGAAAAGAAGGAGGGTTGGGATGCTTATGCCGATCTGATGACGGAGGCGTCGGTTAAACTCTCTCGTGACGAAGTCGAAGCGACTAAATCCAGCGACGGGTTACTGATTTATTTTACTTCCGGGACGACCAAGTTCCCCAAAATGGTTTGTCATACCCACGCGTCATACGGAATTGGCCATATTATAACCGCTAAATTCTGGCAGGATCTGAAACCCACTGATCTGCACTGGACTCTTTCCGATACCGGGTGGGCGAAAGCCGGTTGGGGCAAGATTTACGGTCAGTGGCAAATCGGCGCGGCGGTTATGGTGCATAACGCAGCCGGTCGTTTTGATGCAAAAACCCATCTTAAGATTATTGAAACCTGTGGCGTGACCACTTTCTGTGCTCCGCCGACCGCTTATCGAATGCTTATTCTTGAAGATCTTTCTCAGTATGATCTATCCGGTCTGCGCCACTCTTTGGCCGCCGGCGAACCTCTCAATCCAGAGATCATCAAGGTCTGGAAGGAGCATACCGGGACGACGATTTATGACGGCTTCGGTCAGACCGAATCAGTAAACATGATCGCCAATTATCCTTGTATGAAGATCAAGTTCGGTTCCATGGGCAAGCCGACTCCGGGCTTTGACATTCATCTGGTCGATGACGACGGCAATCCGGTGCCGATTAACGAAGAGGGCCATATCGCGGTGCGCGTTAAACCCGTGGCTCCGGTTGGTCTGTGTACGGAGTACTGGCGTAACCCGGAGGCCACGAGTGAAGCCTTTGTTGGAGACTGGTACTATACCGGCGACAAGGCGAAGGTCGATGAAGATGGTTATTTCTGGTTTGTCGGGCGTTCTGATGATGTGATTAAGGCTTCCGGTTATCGCATCGGACCCTTTGAAGTTGAAAGCGCCCTGCAGAGCCATCCCGCCGTCGCCGAAAGCGCGGTGGTCGGTTCTCCCGATGAATTGCGGGGGACGATCGTCAAGGCCTTCATCATTTTGGCTCCCGGTTTCGAGCCTTCGGATGAGTTGATCAAAGATATACAGGATCATGTTAAAAAGGAGACGGCTCCGTATAAGTATCCCCGGGAAATCGAATTTTTGAAAGAGCTGCCGAAAACGGTTTCCGGCAAGATTCGCCGCGTTGAGTTGCGCAAAATGGAAGAGGCGAAAAAAGCCTAAACATGGGGTTTGAAGATCAGGGGGAGACGTTAGTCTCCCCTTTTTTAGAAGGTTTCTTGTATACTAGAGAAGAGTTGGAAGAGAAAGAGGAGGTATTGGTGAACAAACCGCAATTTGAACTTGGTAATATTACCATCGGAAAATTAATCGAAACGGTTGCCGGGCAGTTTGGTGACAATAAAGCGTTAGAGTATCATAAGCAGGGGCTCAGCCTGAGTTATAAAGAGCTGAATCAAGTCTGCAACCAGGTGGCTAAAGGTTTCATGGCGCTGGGGGTTAAGCGCGGAGACCATGTCGCCATCTGGGCCAACAACGTGCCGCAGTGGACCTATACACAGTTTGGTTTGCCCAAGTGCGGGGGCGTGTTGGTTACCGTCAATACCGCCTATCGCAGCTTCGAGCTCGAATACCTGATGAAGCAATCCGATTCGACGACTCTGATTCTGATCGGCGGAGTGCGTGAAGCGGATGAGTATGTCAAGGTTATCAATGAAGTTTGTCCGGAACTGAAGGATGCCCAACCGGGGGAACTTGACTGCGCCAAATTACCGAAGCTTAAAAATGTTGTTTATATCGGAACAGAAAAGATTCCCGGAACCTTCAGCTGGGAAGATGTTATGGCTCTGGGTGAAAAGATCAGCGACGTCGAGCTTGAGGCACGGCAAGCGACCTGTCAGCCAGAAGATGTCATAAATATGCAGTACACCTCAGGGACTACTGGTTTTCCCAAGGGGGTTATGCTGACCCACACCAACCTGATCGGCAACGCCTACAGCATGGCGGATTGCATGAACCTGACTGCAGATGACTGTCTTTGCATTCCGGTTCCCTTTTTCCACTGTTTCGGATGTGTGATCGGTAATCTCTGCAGTCTGGTTTCGGGAGCGACCATGGCCCCGGTGGTTGCCTTTAACGCCGTGGATGTTTTGGAAACCATTCAGGCTTCGAAGTGTACCGTTATTCACGGTGTCCCGACGATGTTTATCGCTGAGCTTGAGGAGATGAAAAAGAAGAAGTATGATACCTCACACCTGCGCACCGGGGTCATGGCTGGATCTCCCTGCCCGATCGAGGTTATGAAGCAGGTGGTCGATGTGATGGGGGCCAGCGAGATGACGATTGTCTATGGCCAGACCGAAGCTTCGCCGGGCTGTACCCAGACCCGGGTTACGGATTCCCTGGAACTGCGGGTTTCAACCGTGGGGCGGGCCCTGCCCAATGTCGAGGTCATGATTGTCGATCCTGATACCGGCGCGGAAATGCCGCGTGGCGAGCAGGGTGAGCTTGTAACCCGGGGCTATCATGTCATGAAGGGTTACTATAAGATGCCGGAAGCTACTGAGAAGGCGATCGACAAGGATGGCTGGCTCCATACCAGGGATCTGGCGGTGATGGACGCCGAGGGCAACTGCAAGATTACCGGCCGGATGGGCGATATGATCATTCGGGGCGGCGAAAATATCTACCCGCGTGAAATCGAAGAATTTCTTTATACCAACGAAAAGATCAAGGACGTGCAGGTGGTTGGCGTACCCAGCATCAAATATGGAGAGGAAGTGGTCGCTTATGTGCAGATGAAACCTGGACAGCAGGCCACTGAAGAGGAACTTAAAGCCTTTTGTAAAGGCAAGATTGCTTTTCACAAAACTCCGGCTTTTTTTATGTTTGTCGACGAATATCCGACTACTGCCAGCGGCAAGATTCAAAAGTATAAATTGCGTGAAATGGCCACTGTTTCATTGGGGCGAGAAGAAGCCGCCAAGATCAAAACTGCCTAGAGGGTGTCGTTACTGGACGGGAGTCGATCTAATACGGTCGTCTTTCGTCCATCTTGAGTTGTCAGGCAAATGTTTAATAATTTAGGAAAGGGAGGTGAGGATATACAGGTTGGGAATGCCGGGGTTAACGGCGAAGCGCTGAAATTTCAGATTGACAACAAGGCAGGGTTGCCCGCGTGTGCTTGTATCGGCAAAAGAAGAAGAAAAGGGTTCTTGGACAGCGAAATTTTTATTGAGTATTGCCTTTTTGATCGACTTAGGCTTGATATGTGCAGACGGGTAAAATTTAAATTGACTGTATTTTAGGAGGAGAAAGTCGATGAGTCCTTATAAAAAGGAGTGCTGGTTCACGTTGATCAGCTTTCTGATCGTGATATTTCTGACCAATATTTTTCCGCTTTATTTCATGTTCCCAGGCTTGACTAAGAGCTATATCATGGGTTACCCCAGCCATTATTTCCTGGCTATGTTTTTTGGCTGGATTGCTTTGATTCCGTTTTACTGGTTCTACATGAACGTCAGTGAAAATATCGATCGCGAAATTGAAAACAGCGGCTCGGGAGGGAAAAAATGAGACGTATTTTAATTGCCGTACTGGTTCTGCTGTGTTCTCCCGCGCTGGTCATGGCGTCGGAAGAGGCGGCCAAAATTTTCAAGTTTGAGCCCACGAAATCACTTTCGGCCCTCGGCCTGATTTATACCGTGCTCATGGTTTTCGTCTTTCTGTATGTCGGTTATCTTTCGAAGAAAAAGACCACCACGTCGGATGATTACTATACCGCCGGGCGCGGTATCGGCGCTCTCTCCAACGGTCTGGCCATGACTTCCAATTATCTCAGTCTGGCGACCTTTCTCGGGTTTACCGCGCTGATCTGGAAGCTGCAGTTTCTGTTGGTTGCCTTCGTCATGGCCTGGATGGGCGGCTTTGTGCTGATCTCTATCGGTGTGGCTCCAAGTCTGCGGCGTTGGGGTAAGTTTACCAGCATGCAGTTTATCGGTGAGCGCTATGGTCGATTTGCCAAAATCATATCCGTTATCTGCATGATTCTGCTGGCCCAGCTTTATCTGATCGGACAGATGAAGGGGGTCGGCAACGTCTTTCAGGTCATGTTTCACTGGGATTACACGACCGGCCTGGTCATCGGCGGCCTCGTCGTCACCACTTATGTCACGATCGGGGGTATGTACGGACTATCCTATAATCAGACCCTGCAGACGATCATCATGGGCTTCGCGCTCATTTTCCCGACGGTTATAATTTTGATGAAGTTGGGGGCCGGCGGCGCCGCTATCTTTCCGCCGCTTGGTTACGCCAAGCTGGTGCCGACCATGTTGGCTCAGCTGCCGACCTATTTCGATCCTTTTACCACGGTCGGCGGCAAGATTCCTCTGACCTTCAAGTACTATACGGCAATCATTTTCAGCCTTGGCATGGGAACCATCGGTTTGCCCCATATCGCCATGCGTTATTTTACGGCGCCGTCGGTGCGCGAAGGGAAAAAGGCCACTTTGTGGGGCATCTTTTTTGTCGGGATCATCTTTCTGACGACCTTTGCTATTGGTTTCGCGGCTAAACTTTATACGGTTGAAGTCATCAATAAGCAGATGGGTCTGACGATGGCTCCACAAGATGCCGACTTGCTGGTCGTGGTTATGAGCCAGGCCTTTACGCCGAGCTGGATTGCAGCTCTGCCGATCGCCGGCGCTCTGGCTGCCGGTCTTTCCACCATCGGAGGCCTGCTGATGGTTATCGGAACCGGAATCGGCCACGACATCTACACGACGATTTCTCCGAATGCGACGGAAGAGAAAAAGATGAAGATGGGTCTTTTCTTTACGGCTGCCGGTGGAATCACGACTATTTTGCTGGCTCTGAATCCGCCTGAGTTCCTGCTGACCAGCGTTATCTGGGCTTTCGTGGTCGCCGCTTCCACCTTTACCCCGGTGCTGATTCTTGGTGTCTGGTGGAAGGGAGCCAACAAGGTGGGAGCCGTTTGCGGCATGGCTGTCGGGGCTTTTCTTTCGATTACCTTGTGGTGGACCAAAGGCAAACTGTTCGGTTTCCAGTTTGTCAATATGGGTCCGCTGGGTCACCTGATGGGCGGTATTTTTTCCGCTTCCGCTGCGTGGTTTGTGACGGTGCTCGTCAGTCTGATTTCCGGTGGT from the Pseudomonadota bacterium genome contains:
- a CDS encoding acyl-CoA synthetase, with protein sequence MKDYDEVKKNFKFDIPEFFNYGFDVVDRWAKDRTKLAMVWASTDLSEIRKYSFFDLQCLSNKFANVLRKKGLKKGDRVFVMVPRIVEWYAVMLGTAKLGVVPMPAPNILVPHDVEYRVQQADAVAAIMWHENVSKIDEVRSSCPTLKHYICIGEKKEGWDAYADLMTEASVKLSRDEVEATKSSDGLLIYFTSGTTKFPKMVCHTHASYGIGHIITAKFWQDLKPTDLHWTLSDTGWAKAGWGKIYGQWQIGAAVMVHNAAGRFDAKTHLKIIETCGVTTFCAPPTAYRMLILEDLSQYDLSGLRHSLAAGEPLNPEIIKVWKEHTGTTIYDGFGQTESVNMIANYPCMKIKFGSMGKPTPGFDIHLVDDDGNPVPINEEGHIAVRVKPVAPVGLCTEYWRNPEATSEAFVGDWYYTGDKAKVDEDGYFWFVGRSDDVIKASGYRIGPFEVESALQSHPAVAESAVVGSPDELRGTIVKAFIILAPGFEPSDELIKDIQDHVKKETAPYKYPREIEFLKELPKTVSGKIRRVELRKMEEAKKA
- the dnaJ gene encoding molecular chaperone DnaJ; the encoded protein is MAQKRDYYEVLELHRNASETEIKKAYRRMAFKYHPDQNSGDPEAEAKFKELSEAYGVLSDSQKRALYDQYGHDGLQQQNGGGFDFGGGFGDLFGDLFGEVFGASGGRRRSSGQAGESLRYNLEINFEEAVFGTQAKIKVPRYVVCDLCRGSGLKAGSRPEVCPTCKGHGQVRYQQGFFSVSQACSTCRGEGSVIKDPCSKCQGRGRIREDKSLSVKIPAGVETGTRLKLVGEGGAGIKGGPAGDLYVVIQVREHPFFHRRGNDIYCQVPISFAQAALGADFEVEALEGKEKVSVPEGTQSGDHLCLRGKGVPHLNGYGRGDQILELLVVTPKNLTSRQRELFEELAREEGDVSTHENKSFFSRIREMLD
- a CDS encoding DNA-binding protein, coding for MRIMKGKNNAEIGSIEVAELLDTSPDNVNYMARKGILPGYKEKKFWRFNKRAVVRWIKSRKLVEV
- a CDS encoding cation acetate symporter, producing the protein MRRILIAVLVLLCSPALVMASEEAAKIFKFEPTKSLSALGLIYTVLMVFVFLYVGYLSKKKTTTSDDYYTAGRGIGALSNGLAMTSNYLSLATFLGFTALIWKLQFLLVAFVMAWMGGFVLISIGVAPSLRRWGKFTSMQFIGERYGRFAKIISVICMILLAQLYLIGQMKGVGNVFQVMFHWDYTTGLVIGGLVVTTYVTIGGMYGLSYNQTLQTIIMGFALIFPTVIILMKLGAGGAAIFPPLGYAKLVPTMLAQLPTYFDPFTTVGGKIPLTFKYYTAIIFSLGMGTIGLPHIAMRYFTAPSVREGKKATLWGIFFVGIIFLTTFAIGFAAKLYTVEVINKQMGLTMAPQDADLLVVVMSQAFTPSWIAALPIAGALAAGLSTIGGLLMVIGTGIGHDIYTTISPNATEEKKMKMGLFFTAAGGITTILLALNPPEFLLTSVIWAFVVAASTFTPVLILGVWWKGANKVGAVCGMAVGAFLSITLWWTKGKLFGFQFVNMGPLGHLMGGIFSASAAWFVTVLVSLISGGEKDEEILRVVDRIHGWTDYSTERYSGNTFAICCALVALGLMIWSAMPA
- a CDS encoding AMP-binding protein, encoding MGFEDQGETLVSPFLEGFLYTREELEEKEEVLVNKPQFELGNITIGKLIETVAGQFGDNKALEYHKQGLSLSYKELNQVCNQVAKGFMALGVKRGDHVAIWANNVPQWTYTQFGLPKCGGVLVTVNTAYRSFELEYLMKQSDSTTLILIGGVREADEYVKVINEVCPELKDAQPGELDCAKLPKLKNVVYIGTEKIPGTFSWEDVMALGEKISDVELEARQATCQPEDVINMQYTSGTTGFPKGVMLTHTNLIGNAYSMADCMNLTADDCLCIPVPFFHCFGCVIGNLCSLVSGATMAPVVAFNAVDVLETIQASKCTVIHGVPTMFIAELEEMKKKKYDTSHLRTGVMAGSPCPIEVMKQVVDVMGASEMTIVYGQTEASPGCTQTRVTDSLELRVSTVGRALPNVEVMIVDPDTGAEMPRGEQGELVTRGYHVMKGYYKMPEATEKAIDKDGWLHTRDLAVMDAEGNCKITGRMGDMIIRGGENIYPREIEEFLYTNEKIKDVQVVGVPSIKYGEEVVAYVQMKPGQQATEEELKAFCKGKIAFHKTPAFFMFVDEYPTTASGKIQKYKLREMATVSLGREEAAKIKTA